In Massilistercora timonensis, the following are encoded in one genomic region:
- a CDS encoding DUF4321 domain-containing protein, protein MKVTKGKNSWALFLLVLAGMVLGGFISVLAEGVPALGWLSYGQSFGLDEPVVLNLGLLVLTFGLKVKITIASILGVVVAAVIYRFL, encoded by the coding sequence ATGAAGGTTACAAAGGGGAAGAATTCCTGGGCCCTCTTCCTGCTGGTTCTTGCGGGAATGGTGCTGGGTGGCTTTATCAGTGTACTTGCAGAAGGAGTGCCGGCCCTGGGCTGGCTTTCTTACGGTCAGTCCTTTGGTCTGGATGAGCCGGTGGTCCTGAATCTGGGACTTCTGGTGCTCACATTCGGCCTGAAGGTGAAGATCACCATCGCAAGCATTCTCGGTGTCGTTGTGGCGGCGGTCATCTACCGTTTCTTATAA
- a CDS encoding FAD-dependent protein: MIQIQQIKLKIPHKETDVKKKFCKILHIPEKRVRAFRILKRSLDARRKPELFYVYTAEAEVEGEKALRKHFQKNGQITFRAPLPDYAYQVTGTEKLSHRPVIVGTGPAGLFCGYALARMGYRPILLERGAPVEERKKDVEEFWRTGALCPESNVQFGEGGAGTFSDGKLNTLVHDPDGRGREVLRLFASHGAPEEILYDSKPHVGTDKLIQVVRSLREEIQDLGGEFRFYTKMTGILTREEGESGRHVQAVEMEAVNKPGEKEILKTDLLILAIGHSARDTFAMLESQRFPMEAKSFAVGVRVQHPQAMIDASQYGECAKPETVRALPAAAYKLTANLDNGRGGYTFCMCPGGYVVNASSEPGHLAVNGMSYSGRSGENANSAVIVTVHPEDYPGEGPLAGVAFQRALEEAAWKAGEGRIPVQRFQDYCRNQPSKGPGEICPQMKGDYAWTNIRPIFPAVIGDSIEEAMVSFDRKIPGFAGADVVLAGVESRTSSPVRILRDKTLLESAVGGVYPCGEGAGYAGGITSAAMDGLKVAAAIGQSYEPFDKSLKV, from the coding sequence ATGATACAGATCCAGCAGATCAAACTGAAGATTCCCCACAAAGAGACAGATGTGAAGAAAAAATTCTGCAAGATCCTCCATATCCCTGAGAAGAGGGTCCGCGCCTTCCGGATCCTTAAGCGTTCTCTGGACGCCCGCCGCAAGCCGGAGCTTTTCTATGTCTACACCGCAGAGGCAGAGGTGGAGGGGGAGAAAGCCCTTAGAAAGCATTTCCAGAAGAACGGTCAGATCACGTTCCGCGCCCCGCTGCCTGATTACGCCTATCAGGTTACCGGCACAGAGAAGCTTTCCCATCGTCCGGTGATCGTGGGCACAGGTCCTGCCGGGCTTTTCTGCGGCTACGCCCTGGCCAGGATGGGATATCGCCCCATTCTTCTGGAGCGGGGAGCCCCGGTGGAGGAACGGAAGAAAGACGTGGAAGAATTCTGGCGGACAGGAGCTCTTTGCCCGGAATCCAATGTACAGTTCGGAGAAGGGGGCGCCGGTACATTTTCCGACGGAAAACTGAATACTCTGGTCCATGACCCGGACGGACGGGGGAGAGAAGTCCTGCGTCTGTTTGCGTCCCATGGCGCGCCGGAGGAGATCCTGTACGACAGCAAGCCCCATGTGGGGACAGACAAACTGATCCAGGTGGTCCGCTCCCTGCGGGAAGAGATCCAGGATCTGGGCGGAGAGTTCCGGTTCTACACGAAGATGACCGGAATCCTCACCCGGGAAGAAGGTGAATCCGGCCGTCATGTACAGGCGGTTGAGATGGAGGCTGTAAATAAGCCGGGTGAGAAGGAGATCCTGAAGACAGATCTTCTGATCCTGGCCATTGGCCACAGCGCCAGGGACACCTTCGCCATGCTGGAGAGTCAGAGGTTCCCCATGGAAGCCAAATCCTTTGCTGTGGGCGTGCGGGTTCAGCACCCCCAGGCCATGATCGATGCCAGCCAGTACGGAGAATGCGCGAAGCCAGAAACTGTCAGGGCTCTTCCGGCTGCCGCTTATAAGCTGACCGCCAATCTGGATAATGGAAGAGGGGGATATACCTTCTGTATGTGTCCCGGCGGCTATGTGGTCAACGCCTCTTCCGAGCCCGGACACCTGGCTGTCAACGGTATGAGCTACAGCGGACGGAGCGGTGAAAACGCCAACAGCGCAGTGATCGTCACTGTGCATCCGGAAGATTATCCCGGAGAAGGACCTCTTGCCGGGGTGGCGTTTCAGCGGGCGCTGGAAGAAGCTGCCTGGAAGGCAGGAGAGGGCAGGATCCCGGTACAGCGGTTCCAGGATTATTGCAGGAACCAGCCTTCCAAAGGTCCCGGAGAGATCTGTCCCCAGATGAAGGGAGATTATGCCTGGACCAATATACGACCCATCTTTCCTGCAGTGATCGGGGATTCCATAGAAGAAGCCATGGTTTCTTTTGACCGGAAGATCCCGGGCTTTGCGGGAGCGGATGTGGTTCTGGCAGGTGTGGAGAGCCGGACCTCGTCCCCAGTGCGGATCCTGCGGGACAAAACCCTTCTGGAATCCGCAGTCGGCGGCGTCTATCCCTGCGGGGAGGGAGCCGGATACGCAGGCGGGATCACATCCGCCGCCATGGACGGGCTGAAGGTGGCGGCAGCCATCGGACAAAGTTATGAACCATTCGACAAATCCCTTAAAGTTTAA
- a CDS encoding aspartate ammonia-lyase produces MDKRTDYRTEKDSIGEKKVPEDVYYGVQSLRAAENFHITGLNMHPEIINSLAYIKKAAAITNCEIGILDKDRATAIVQACDEIIEGKFHKDFIVDPIQGGAGTSLNMNANEVIANRAIEILGGKKGDYSVVNPNDHVNCGQSTNDVIPTAGKMTSLRLLKVLKEELLRLHKTFAQKAEEFDHVIKIGRTQMQDAVPIRLGQEFHAYSVAVLRDINRMDKAMDEMRSLNMGGTAIGTGINADKAYLNRIVPNLVEVSGMDFVQAFDLIDATQNLDPFVAVSGAIKACAVTLSKIANDLRLMSSGPRAGFGEINLPPKQNGSSIMPGKVNPVIPEVVNQVAFNVIGNDITITMAAEAGQLELNAFEPIIFYCMFQSIDTLAYAVRTFVDNCVSGITANEERCEELAENSIGLITALSPHVGYQKAADIAKKALKTGKSVRSLILEEDLMSKEELDCILNPVNMTEPGISGKNFLGKS; encoded by the coding sequence ATGGATAAGAGAACAGATTACCGGACAGAAAAAGATTCTATTGGAGAAAAGAAGGTCCCTGAGGACGTTTACTACGGCGTACAGAGCCTGCGGGCGGCAGAGAATTTCCATATCACCGGGCTTAACATGCACCCGGAGATCATCAACAGCCTGGCCTATATCAAGAAGGCGGCTGCCATCACCAACTGCGAGATCGGAATCCTGGACAAGGACCGGGCCACTGCTATCGTCCAGGCCTGCGATGAGATCATCGAAGGGAAATTTCACAAGGATTTTATCGTTGACCCCATCCAGGGAGGCGCCGGCACGTCCCTTAATATGAACGCCAACGAAGTGATCGCCAACCGGGCTATTGAGATCCTGGGCGGGAAGAAGGGAGACTATTCTGTAGTGAATCCCAACGATCATGTGAACTGCGGCCAGTCCACCAACGACGTGATCCCAACCGCCGGAAAGATGACTTCTCTCCGACTTCTAAAAGTCCTGAAAGAGGAACTGCTGCGGCTTCACAAGACATTTGCCCAGAAAGCAGAGGAATTCGACCATGTGATCAAGATCGGGCGCACCCAGATGCAGGACGCTGTTCCCATCCGTCTGGGGCAGGAATTCCACGCCTACTCTGTGGCGGTGCTGCGGGATATCAACCGGATGGACAAAGCCATGGACGAGATGCGCTCCCTCAACATGGGCGGAACTGCCATCGGCACCGGGATCAATGCAGACAAAGCTTACCTGAACCGGATCGTCCCCAATCTGGTGGAAGTGTCCGGGATGGACTTCGTTCAGGCTTTCGACCTCATCGACGCTACCCAGAACCTGGATCCCTTCGTAGCGGTATCCGGCGCCATCAAGGCCTGCGCCGTGACCCTGTCCAAGATCGCCAACGATCTGCGGCTGATGTCATCGGGTCCAAGAGCCGGATTCGGCGAGATCAATCTCCCGCCCAAACAAAACGGCTCCTCCATCATGCCGGGGAAGGTCAATCCGGTGATCCCGGAGGTGGTAAACCAGGTGGCATTCAACGTGATCGGCAACGACATCACCATTACCATGGCAGCAGAAGCCGGGCAGCTGGAATTAAACGCCTTCGAGCCTATCATCTTCTACTGTATGTTCCAGTCCATTGATACCCTGGCCTATGCAGTCCGCACCTTTGTGGACAACTGCGTATCCGGGATCACAGCCAATGAAGAGCGCTGTGAAGAGCTGGCGGAGAACAGCATCGGCCTGATCACCGCGCTCTCTCCTCACGTGGGGTATCAAAAGGCCGCCGATATTGCAAAAAAGGCGCTGAAAACCGGCAAATCTGTCCGTTCCCTGATCCTGGAAGAGGATCTGATGAGCAAAGAGGAGCTGGACTGTATCCTGAATCCGGTCAACATGACGGAGCCAGGGATCTCCGGGAAAAATTTCCTGGGGAAATCATAA
- a CDS encoding aminoacetone oxidase family FAD-binding enzyme translates to MKKIAIIGAGAAGMTAAIAAARTAEEKKNPCEIFLLEHNDLPGRKILSTGNGRCNLTNEKMGLSHFHSQDLQKAAVVLNAFGLEETLSFFHGLGLQTKSRNGYIYPQSDQAAAVRILMELELKRRRIQVHSGIHVDEIQKAEDGFVIRGSGKQFLADRVILATGGKAAAALGSDGSGYELARSLGHSLLPVVPALVQLKAKPHPLSKASGVRVEGKVTAICGGREMAGDQGELQITSYGISGIPVFQISRHIALALAQGEPAQVVVDLVPWMEEEKFCSFLKKRAEGREAVAAGDFLIGIFPEKLIPALLSIARIKKDLPVGELEPDAFPRFARICKSVFLKISDTNGFDNAQVCAGGIPLTEINETTMESRCVNGLYLAGEILDVDGECGGYNLQWAWSSGYLAGMHAAQL, encoded by the coding sequence ATGAAGAAGATCGCCATCATTGGGGCGGGAGCGGCCGGAATGACTGCCGCCATCGCCGCAGCCAGAACGGCAGAAGAAAAAAAGAATCCATGTGAGATCTTCCTGCTGGAACACAACGACCTGCCGGGCCGGAAGATCCTCTCTACCGGAAACGGCAGATGTAATCTTACCAATGAAAAGATGGGTCTCTCCCATTTTCACAGCCAGGATCTGCAGAAGGCCGCCGTCGTACTGAATGCCTTCGGTCTGGAGGAAACCCTTTCCTTTTTCCATGGACTTGGACTGCAGACAAAGTCCCGGAATGGCTATATCTATCCCCAATCCGACCAGGCGGCCGCCGTGCGCATCCTTATGGAGCTGGAACTGAAGCGGCGGAGGATCCAGGTACACTCCGGGATCCATGTGGATGAGATCCAAAAAGCAGAAGATGGTTTTGTCATCCGCGGTTCCGGGAAACAGTTCCTGGCAGACCGGGTGATCCTGGCTACAGGAGGCAAAGCGGCTGCTGCCCTTGGCTCTGACGGAAGTGGATACGAGCTTGCCCGTTCTCTTGGCCACAGCCTGCTTCCGGTGGTCCCGGCCCTGGTGCAGCTTAAGGCAAAGCCCCATCCCCTCTCCAAGGCCTCCGGCGTGCGTGTGGAGGGAAAGGTGACGGCTATCTGCGGTGGGAGAGAAATGGCCGGCGATCAGGGAGAACTGCAGATCACTTCTTATGGTATCTCCGGGATCCCGGTGTTCCAGATCAGCCGCCATATCGCGCTTGCTCTTGCACAGGGCGAACCGGCCCAGGTAGTAGTGGATCTGGTTCCCTGGATGGAGGAAGAAAAGTTCTGTTCATTTCTAAAGAAAAGAGCGGAGGGAAGAGAAGCCGTGGCAGCAGGAGATTTCCTGATCGGGATCTTCCCTGAGAAACTGATCCCGGCGCTTCTGTCCATTGCCCGGATCAAAAAGGATCTGCCGGTGGGAGAGCTGGAACCGGATGCATTTCCCCGGTTTGCCCGGATCTGCAAGTCCGTTTTCCTGAAGATCTCTGACACAAACGGGTTCGACAATGCCCAGGTGTGCGCAGGCGGGATCCCTCTTACAGAGATCAATGAGACAACCATGGAATCCCGGTGTGTAAACGGTCTTTATCTTGCGGGAGAGATCCTGGATGTAGACGGGGAATGCGGCGGCTATAACCTGCAGTGGGCCTGGAGCAGCGGGTATCTGGCAGGGATGCATGCAGCACAGTTATGA
- a CDS encoding methionine gamma-lyase family protein encodes MLQTSQLYRQLGIREEVLAFADDTEKQLKDRFAAIDEMAEYNQLKVIHAMQENRVCEACFNYASGYGYSDQGRDTLEGVYASLFHTESALVRPQITCGTHALSIALAANLRPGDELYSPAGKPYDTLEEVIGIRPSNGSLAEYGITYRQTDLLPDGTFDYEAIKKEINEKTKLVTIQRSKGYQTRPSFSVEEIGELIAFVKKIKPDVICMVDNCYGEFVEEREPSDVGADLVVGSLIKNPGGGLAPIGGYIAGREDLIEACAYRLTSPGLGREVGASLGVMQSFYQGLFLAPVVSASALKGAIFAANLYERLGFPVIPNGSEDRHDIIQAVELGTPEGVIAFCKGIQAAAPVDSYVTPEPWAMPGYDSDVIMAAGAFVQGSSIELSADGPIKPPYAVYFQGGLTWPHAKLGILMSLEYLAREGLITLS; translated from the coding sequence ATGTTACAGACATCTCAATTATACAGACAGCTGGGGATCCGGGAAGAGGTCCTGGCTTTTGCCGATGATACGGAGAAACAGTTAAAAGACCGGTTTGCTGCCATTGATGAGATGGCGGAATACAATCAGCTGAAGGTGATCCATGCCATGCAGGAGAACCGGGTCTGCGAGGCCTGTTTTAACTATGCCAGCGGCTACGGATACAGCGATCAGGGAAGAGATACCCTGGAAGGGGTATATGCCTCTCTTTTCCACACAGAGAGCGCTCTGGTGCGCCCTCAGATCACCTGCGGCACCCACGCCCTTTCCATTGCCCTGGCAGCCAACCTGCGGCCGGGAGACGAGCTGTATTCCCCGGCAGGGAAACCTTACGACACCCTGGAGGAAGTGATCGGAATCCGGCCTTCCAACGGGTCTCTTGCAGAATACGGGATCACTTACCGGCAGACCGACCTTCTGCCGGACGGGACCTTTGACTATGAGGCCATCAAAAAGGAGATCAATGAAAAGACAAAGCTGGTGACGATCCAGCGGTCCAAGGGCTATCAGACCCGTCCCAGCTTCTCAGTGGAAGAGATCGGGGAACTGATCGCCTTTGTGAAGAAGATCAAGCCGGATGTGATCTGTATGGTGGACAACTGCTACGGAGAATTTGTAGAGGAGCGGGAACCCAGCGATGTGGGAGCGGATCTGGTGGTAGGTTCCCTTATCAAGAACCCCGGCGGCGGGCTTGCGCCCATCGGCGGCTATATCGCCGGAAGAGAGGATCTGATCGAAGCCTGCGCCTACCGGCTCACCTCCCCGGGCCTTGGCCGGGAAGTAGGAGCCTCCCTTGGGGTGATGCAGTCTTTCTATCAGGGATTGTTCCTGGCGCCGGTGGTATCGGCCAGCGCCTTAAAAGGAGCCATCTTTGCGGCCAACCTCTATGAGCGCCTGGGATTCCCGGTGATCCCTAATGGTTCGGAGGACCGTCACGATATCATCCAGGCAGTGGAGCTCGGCACTCCGGAAGGTGTTATCGCCTTCTGCAAGGGGATCCAGGCCGCGGCGCCGGTGGATTCCTATGTGACGCCGGAACCATGGGCCATGCCGGGCTATGACAGTGACGTGATCATGGCGGCAGGGGCTTTCGTCCAGGGGTCTTCCATTGAACTTTCCGCGGACGGTCCCATCAAACCGCCCTATGCCGTATATTTCCAGGGAGGGCTTACCTGGCCCCACGCCAAGCTTGGCATCCTGATGTCCCTGGAATATCTGGCAAGGGAAGGGCTTATCACCTTATCCTAA
- the miaA gene encoding tRNA (adenosine(37)-N6)-dimethylallyltransferase MiaA, which produces MSTKKPLIILTGPTAAGKTELSLMLARAVGGEIISADSMQVYRQMDIGTAKIRPEDMQGIPHHLIDVLDPAEEFHVVRFQEMAKEAIEKICAAGHIPIVVGGTGFYIQALLYDIDFSRHEEENFRHELEAIAREQGGEVLHERLRKVDPESAEKIHPNNVKRVIRALEFYQENGEPISRHNEKERQKESVYQSAYFVLTDERSRLYERIDRRVDEMMEAGLEEEVRRLRDKGYTKELVSMQGLGYKEILDYLEGDCTLEEAVYRIKRDTRHFAKRQITWFKRERDVIWINQKDYDYDKQRILQKILHEWEGVSCCETSCEKTSF; this is translated from the coding sequence ATGAGTACAAAGAAACCACTGATCATCCTTACCGGCCCCACCGCGGCAGGAAAAACGGAACTGTCCCTTATGCTTGCCCGTGCAGTGGGCGGGGAGATCATTTCCGCGGATTCCATGCAGGTATATCGGCAGATGGACATTGGCACCGCCAAGATCCGGCCAGAGGACATGCAGGGCATCCCCCACCATCTTATCGATGTGCTTGATCCGGCGGAAGAGTTCCATGTGGTGCGGTTTCAGGAGATGGCCAAAGAGGCCATTGAAAAGATCTGCGCCGCAGGCCACATTCCCATTGTTGTGGGTGGCACCGGGTTTTATATCCAGGCGCTTCTCTATGATATTGATTTCTCCCGGCATGAGGAGGAGAACTTCCGCCATGAGCTGGAGGCCATTGCCAGAGAGCAGGGGGGAGAAGTGCTCCATGAGCGTCTCCGCAAGGTGGATCCCGAATCCGCCGAAAAGATCCACCCCAATAATGTAAAGCGGGTGATCCGGGCCCTGGAATTCTACCAGGAAAACGGGGAACCCATCTCCCGGCACAATGAGAAGGAGCGGCAGAAGGAGTCTGTCTATCAATCCGCCTACTTTGTCCTTACCGACGAGAGAAGTCGTCTCTATGAACGGATTGACCGGCGGGTGGATGAGATGATGGAAGCAGGACTGGAAGAGGAAGTCCGCAGATTAAGAGATAAGGGGTATACAAAAGAACTGGTGTCCATGCAGGGGCTGGGATACAAGGAGATCCTGGACTACCTGGAGGGAGACTGTACGCTGGAGGAAGCGGTCTACCGGATCAAGAGGGACACCCGGCATTTTGCCAAGCGCCAGATCACCTGGTTCAAGCGGGAGCGGGACGTGATCTGGATCAACCAGAAGGACTATGATTACGATAAGCAGAGGATCTTGCAGAAGATCCTGCATGAATGGGAGGGAGTATCATGCTGCGAAACATCTTGCGAAAAAACCAGTTTTTAA
- the mutL gene encoding DNA mismatch repair endonuclease MutL encodes MNKIQVLDQITIDKIAAGEVIERPASIVKELVENSIDAGATAVTAEIKEGGISYIRIADNGSGIEKSQVPSAFLRHSTSKIRTAEDLTSIASLGFRGEALSSIAAVSQVELITKTEAETFGTVYRISGGKEESMEDTGARDGTTFLVRQLFYNTPARRKFLKTPMTEAGHVSDLMTRLALSHPEISFQFINNGQSRLHTSGNGNLKDVIYHVYGREIAANLLEVDHEEKGIHITGYLGAPLISRGNRNFETYFINGRYIKNQVVYKAIEDAYKDFSMQHKYPFVVLHIAIDGTAVDVNVHPAKMELRFSNQQEVYNAVFAAVDQTLHKKELIPDVKLEEPAKIPEKPVPRGVSFETSVPAPQKPATEAKEPPRERDLDYFMEEMKKRVRSYHEQNSAAEVKEQGEIFKPKRQMDRIREAAAYAVKSGSDDPKKQPASDPVKEPRQMELFEGNLLKGENRPDYQLVGQVFDTYWIVQQEDRMYIIDQHAAHERVLYEKTLQSMKTREFTSQMISPPIILNLTMQESDLLKKYMDRFTRIGFEFEEFGQESYAVRAVPGNLFHIAKKELLLEMLDSLSDEITRNHSSDLIDEKIASMSCKAAVKGNMRLTAQEADALIGELLTLENPYHCPHGRPTIIAMSKRELEKKFKRIV; translated from the coding sequence ATGAACAAGATTCAAGTACTGGATCAGATAACCATAGATAAGATCGCCGCCGGCGAGGTGATCGAGCGCCCGGCCTCCATTGTGAAGGAACTGGTGGAGAATTCCATCGACGCAGGCGCCACGGCGGTGACGGCAGAGATCAAAGAAGGCGGGATCTCTTACATCCGTATTGCCGACAACGGCAGCGGAATTGAGAAATCCCAGGTGCCTTCTGCTTTTCTGCGCCATTCCACCAGCAAGATCCGCACAGCGGAGGATCTTACCAGCATTGCTTCCCTGGGGTTCCGGGGAGAAGCTCTCTCCAGCATTGCGGCAGTGTCCCAGGTGGAACTGATCACCAAGACAGAGGCGGAGACATTCGGCACCGTCTACCGGATCTCGGGAGGAAAGGAAGAGAGCATGGAGGATACCGGGGCCAGAGACGGCACCACCTTCCTGGTGCGCCAGCTTTTCTACAACACCCCGGCCCGGCGTAAATTCCTGAAGACGCCGATGACAGAGGCAGGCCATGTCAGCGACCTTATGACCAGGCTGGCTCTGTCCCACCCGGAGATCTCTTTCCAGTTTATCAATAACGGCCAGTCCAGGCTCCACACCTCCGGCAACGGAAACCTGAAGGATGTGATCTACCATGTCTACGGGCGGGAGATCGCTGCCAACCTTCTGGAGGTAGACCATGAGGAAAAGGGGATCCACATCACCGGATATCTGGGAGCGCCTCTGATCTCCAGAGGGAACCGGAACTTTGAGACCTATTTTATCAACGGAAGATATATCAAAAATCAGGTGGTCTACAAGGCCATTGAGGACGCTTACAAGGATTTCTCCATGCAGCACAAGTATCCCTTTGTGGTGCTCCACATCGCCATCGACGGCACGGCGGTGGATGTAAATGTCCATCCTGCCAAGATGGAACTGCGGTTTAGCAACCAGCAGGAGGTCTACAACGCGGTGTTCGCTGCGGTGGATCAGACCCTGCATAAGAAAGAACTGATCCCGGATGTGAAGCTGGAAGAGCCGGCAAAGATCCCGGAGAAACCTGTTCCAAGGGGCGTTTCCTTTGAGACATCCGTCCCGGCTCCCCAAAAGCCTGCGACGGAAGCAAAAGAGCCGCCCAGAGAGCGGGATCTTGACTACTTCATGGAAGAGATGAAAAAGCGGGTCCGCTCTTATCATGAGCAGAATTCTGCGGCAGAGGTGAAAGAGCAGGGCGAGATCTTCAAGCCGAAGCGTCAGATGGACCGGATCCGGGAAGCGGCGGCCTATGCGGTAAAATCCGGATCAGATGATCCAAAGAAGCAGCCAGCTTCTGATCCTGTAAAAGAGCCCCGGCAGATGGAGCTTTTCGAAGGGAATCTTCTGAAAGGGGAGAACCGGCCGGATTATCAGCTGGTGGGCCAGGTGTTTGACACATACTGGATCGTTCAGCAGGAGGACCGGATGTATATCATCGACCAGCATGCCGCCCATGAGCGGGTGCTTTACGAGAAAACCCTGCAAAGCATGAAAACCCGGGAGTTTACCTCTCAGATGATCAGCCCGCCCATTATCCTTAACCTGACCATGCAGGAGAGTGATCTTCTGAAGAAATATATGGACCGCTTCACAAGGATCGGCTTCGAGTTCGAGGAATTCGGGCAGGAATCCTACGCGGTGCGGGCAGTGCCGGGGAATCTTTTCCACATCGCCAAGAAGGAACTGCTGCTGGAGATGCTGGACAGTCTCTCTGATGAGATTACCCGGAATCATTCCTCGGATCTGATCGACGAGAAGATCGCCTCCATGTCCTGCAAGGCGGCGGTAAAAGGGAATATGCGTCTTACCGCCCAGGAGGCGGACGCCCTTATCGGAGAGCTTCTCACGTTAGAGAATCCCTACCACTGTCCCCACGGCAGGCCAACCATCATCGCCATGTCCAAACGGGAACTGGAAAAGAAATTCAAAAGGATTGTATAG